One Kitasatospora sp. NBC_01266 genomic window carries:
- a CDS encoding YbaB/EbfC family nucleoid-associated protein: protein MTSSLTEQIEQAMAELQEQQTRMAETARELQSATATVTSKDRMVTAKVGAQGQVVSLTFNSTAYRSMAPAQLGALLTDLLNEARAEIGDRVMSSMSSFRGIGEALRASMTDGTELDELLAPLRSMRPGFDEEQARRNRQRQEEFRG from the coding sequence ATGACGTCCTCGCTCACCGAACAGATCGAGCAGGCGATGGCCGAGCTGCAGGAGCAGCAGACCAGGATGGCCGAGACAGCCAGGGAACTCCAGTCCGCCACCGCCACGGTGACCTCCAAGGACCGGATGGTCACCGCGAAGGTCGGAGCACAGGGCCAGGTGGTCTCGCTGACCTTCAACAGCACCGCCTACCGCTCGATGGCCCCCGCCCAGCTGGGCGCTCTGCTCACCGACCTGCTGAACGAGGCGCGCGCCGAGATCGGCGACCGGGTCATGTCGTCGATGAGCTCCTTCCGCGGGATCGGCGAGGCGCTGCGGGCCTCGATGACCGACGGCACCGAACTGGACGAGCTGCTGGCCCCGTTGCGCTCGATGCGGCCGGGCTTCGACGAGGAGCAGGCCCGGCGCAACCGCCAGCGTCAGGAGGAGTTCCGTGGCTGA